Proteins from a single region of Chaetodon trifascialis isolate fChaTrf1 chromosome 10, fChaTrf1.hap1, whole genome shotgun sequence:
- the st3gal2 gene encoding CMP-N-acetylneuraminate-beta-galactosamide-alpha-2,3-sialyltransferase 2 encodes MVGTAGGSTMGGGGPEKGGRVRCSRRVWVLLASLALVFLTSLFFSVSLRGGVNFNYLEPPGWEESRRVKLVPSYVGAHKLSPSDTPQQKTCACPRCVGDPGVSDWFDENYDPDISPVWTRDNVQLPSDVYYWWVMLQPQFKPHSIQQVLLRLFQVIPGRSPYGSWDPGRCLRCAVVGNSGNLRGAGYGATIDGHNYIMRINLAPTVGYEEDAGSHTTHHFMYPESAKNLAANVSFVLVPFKTLDLVWITSALSNGQIRFTYAPVKQFLRVDKDKVQIFNPAFFKYIHDHWTRHHGRYPSTGMLVLFFALHVCDEVNVFGFGADSRGNWHHYWEQNRYSGEFRKTGVHDADYEAQIIQRLAKAGKITVFPGK; translated from the exons ATGGTGGGAACGGCAGGAGGTAGTACCATGGGGGGAGGCGGGCCGGAGAAAGGAGGCAGGGTGAGATGCTCCCGCAGAGTCTGGGTTCTCCTTGCCTCGCTGGCTCTCGTCTTTCTCAcctcactcttcttctctgtctcgcTCCGTGGGGGCGTCAACTTCAACTACTTGGAGCCACCTGGGTGGGAGGAGTCGAGGCGGGTGAAGCTAGTGCCCAGCTATGTGGGCGCACACAAGCTGTCACCATCTGACACCCCACAGCAGAAGACATGTGCCTGCCCACGCTGTGTCGGAGACCCCGGTGTTTCTGACTGGTTTGATGAGAACTACGACCCCGATATCTCACCAGTTTGGACCAGAGACAACGTCCAGCTGCCCTCTGATGTTTACTACTGGTGGGTG aTGTTACAGCCCCAGTTTAAACCCCACAGCATCCAGCAGGTGCTGCTGAGGTTGTTCCAG GTGATTCCTGGAAGGTCACCATACGGCTCATGGGATCCGGGACGCTGCTTGCGCTGTGCCGTGGTGGGGAATTCTGGAAACCTACGTGGGGCCGGATATGGAGCGACCATTGACGGACACAACTATATCATGAG AATAAACCTGGCCCCCACAGTGGGCTACGAAGAAGACGCCGGCAGCCACACCACTCATCACTTCATGTATCCGGAGAGCGCCAAGAACCTGGCGGCCAATGTCAGCTTCGTCCTGGTTCCCTTCAAAACGCTGGATCTGGTCTGGATCACCAGCGCTCTGTCCAACGGCCAGATTCGATT tacGTACGCTCCAGTGAAGCAGTTTCTCCGTGTAGATAAAGACaag GTCCAGATCTTCAACCCAGCCTTTTTTAAATACATCCACGACCACTGGACCAGACATCATGGGCGCTACCCGTCCACTGGCATGCTGGTCCTGTTCTTCGCGCTGCATGTTTGTGACGAG gtcAATGTGTTTGGTTTTGGGGCAGACAGTCGGGGTAACTGGCACCACTACTGGGAGCAGAACCGCTACTCTGGAGAGTTCAGGAAGACGGGCGTCCATGACGCAGACTACGAAGCCCAGATCATCCAGCGGCTGGCCAAGGCTGGCAAAATCACTGTATTCCCTGGGAAATAA